A window of the Xenopus laevis strain J_2021 chromosome 9_10L, Xenopus_laevis_v10.1, whole genome shotgun sequence genome harbors these coding sequences:
- the rnf222.L gene encoding RING finger protein 222 isoform X1, with protein MHVEQGRSIWDNHKYLCTRFGAFWCRDLTETAQLCRTKDTKGQATAMSNEEGSKETPPPPPNECPVCYEQLQSPSSQRKLTCGHSFCHDCLVKYLLTAKQEGSVKKNIICPLCRYVTFLNKGGLILPPKSGELHQILEVPISPSCQRHCEGARNPNTVVIPITETEERTEEPEFPACTCQTAISPEGLSTSFGSQVFIISDQGQPLESEEVNPAQSIILNTRDNVCRSPVLIVILLLILVVAIMAAVLPWILLSKKV; from the exons ATGCACGTGGAACAGGGGCGGAGCATTTGGGACAACCATAAATATCTCTGCACaagatttggagctttctggtgcAGGGATCTAACAGAAACAGCTCAGCTTTGCAGGACTAAAG ACACCAAAGGTCAAGCCACAGCCATGTCTAATGAGGAAGGCAGCAAAGagaccccaccaccaccacctaaTGAGTGTCCTGTGTGTTATGAGCAGCTGCAGAGTCCGAGCTCACAGAGAAAGCTGACCTGTGGCCATTCATTCTGCCATGACTGTCTAGTGAAATATCTACTGACGGCCAAGCAGGAAGGTTCCGTCAAGAAGAACATCATCTGCCCCCTGTGCCGCTATGTGACCTTCCTCAACAAGGGGGGACTCATTTTGCCTCCCAAATCAGGGGAACTCCACCAGATCCTGGAAGTACCAATCTCCCCCTCCTGCCAGAGACACTGCGAGGGTGCCAGGAACCCCAACACAGTGGTGATCCCCATCACTGAAACCGAAGAGAGAACAGAGGAACCTGAATTTCCAGCATGCACGTGTCAGACTGCCATTAGCCCAGAAGGCCTCAGCACCTCTTTTGGGTCTCAAGTTTTTATCATCAGCGACCAAGGACAGCCTCTGGAGAGCGAGGAGGTTAACCCTGCCCAGTCAATCATATTGAACACACGTGACAATGTCTGCCGCTCTCCAGTATTAATAGTCATCCTCCTATTGATACTTGTAGTGGCTATTATGGCAGCTGTATTGCCATGGATTTTGTTGTCCAAAAAAGTTTGA
- the rnf222.L gene encoding RING finger protein 222 isoform X2, whose amino-acid sequence MSNEEGSKETPPPPPNECPVCYEQLQSPSSQRKLTCGHSFCHDCLVKYLLTAKQEGSVKKNIICPLCRYVTFLNKGGLILPPKSGELHQILEVPISPSCQRHCEGARNPNTVVIPITETEERTEEPEFPACTCQTAISPEGLSTSFGSQVFIISDQGQPLESEEVNPAQSIILNTRDNVCRSPVLIVILLLILVVAIMAAVLPWILLSKKV is encoded by the coding sequence ATGTCTAATGAGGAAGGCAGCAAAGagaccccaccaccaccacctaaTGAGTGTCCTGTGTGTTATGAGCAGCTGCAGAGTCCGAGCTCACAGAGAAAGCTGACCTGTGGCCATTCATTCTGCCATGACTGTCTAGTGAAATATCTACTGACGGCCAAGCAGGAAGGTTCCGTCAAGAAGAACATCATCTGCCCCCTGTGCCGCTATGTGACCTTCCTCAACAAGGGGGGACTCATTTTGCCTCCCAAATCAGGGGAACTCCACCAGATCCTGGAAGTACCAATCTCCCCCTCCTGCCAGAGACACTGCGAGGGTGCCAGGAACCCCAACACAGTGGTGATCCCCATCACTGAAACCGAAGAGAGAACAGAGGAACCTGAATTTCCAGCATGCACGTGTCAGACTGCCATTAGCCCAGAAGGCCTCAGCACCTCTTTTGGGTCTCAAGTTTTTATCATCAGCGACCAAGGACAGCCTCTGGAGAGCGAGGAGGTTAACCCTGCCCAGTCAATCATATTGAACACACGTGACAATGTCTGCCGCTCTCCAGTATTAATAGTCATCCTCCTATTGATACTTGTAGTGGCTATTATGGCAGCTGTATTGCCATGGATTTTGTTGTCCAAAAAAGTTTGA